A window of the Loxodonta africana isolate mLoxAfr1 chromosome 3, mLoxAfr1.hap2, whole genome shotgun sequence genome harbors these coding sequences:
- the TEKTIP1 gene encoding tektin bundle-interacting protein 1, producing METLRRQAARPYVPRGTLETDFPAPLYSDEYLALEGPRWAPAVKQATRWKYTPMGRDAAGQQWYTGLTNSEPRDAWYTLPRELDSSHRAAYTRWHGCHSHREHSLPSAYTQRLREASWYDPTIPAQYKTPSTRWGSLLWKDRHIRGKEYVVNRNRYGVEPPSQVSDYVPYLSPPQRPRYTTQNYRQWNLEPYCPSSNQRPPSIYTPTY from the exons ATGGAGACCCTGAGGCGGCAGGCTGCCCGGCCCTACGTCCCCCGGGGGACCCTGGAAACTGACTTCCCTGCGCCGCTGTACAG CGATGAGTACCTGGCCCTGGAGGGCCCCCGCTGGGCACCGGCCGTCAAGCAGGCAACCCGATGGAAGTACACGCCCATGGGCCGGGACGCAGCCGGCCAGCAGTGGTACACGGGCCTGACCAACTCGGAGCCCCGTGACGCCTGGTACACGCTGCCACGTGAGCTGGACAGCTCCCACCGTGCCGCCTATACGCGTTGGCACGGATGCCACAGCCACCGGGAGCACAGCCTGCCCTCAG CCTACACCCAGCGCCTGCGGGAGGCCTCATGGTACGACCCCACCATCCCCGCCCAGTATAAGACGCCCAGCACCCGGTGGGGGAGCCTGCTATGGAAAGACAGACACATCCGGGGGAAGGAGTACG TGGTCAACAGGAACAGATACGGGGTGGAGCCACCGTCACAGGTGTCTGACTACGTGCCGTACCTGTCCCCGCCCCAACGCCCAAGATACACAACCCAGAACTACCGGCAGTGGAACCTCGAGCCCTACTGCCCCTCGTCCAACCAGCGGCCCCCGTCCATCTACACACCCACGTACTGA
- the MFSD12 gene encoding major facilitator superfamily domain-containing protein 12 — MGPGPPAAAAPRALSLVARLSYAVGHFLNDLCASMWFTYLLLYLHSVLAYSSRGAGLLLLLGQVADGLCTPLVGYEADRAAGCCARYGPRKAWHLVGTVCVLLSFPFIFSPCLGCGATTPEWAALIYYGPFIVIFQFGWAATQIAHLSLIPELVTNDHEKVELTALRYAFTVVANITVYGTAWLLLHLQGSPHMGPTQEVSDQLGVQDVPVFRNLSLLVVGIGAIFSLLFHLGTREWRQPRLEEPDEHSPLLTPVARPLLLWKDWLREPAFYQVGLLYMSTRLIVNLSQTYMAMYLTYSLKLPKKFIASIPLVMYLSGFFSSFLMKPINKWIGRNLTYFTGLLVILAFSAWVALANELGLAVYVVAVLLGAGCATILVTSLAMTADLIGPHTHSGAFVYGAMSFSDKVANGLAVMAIQSLHPCVSDLCCTACVAFYHWVMVVVTGGVGVAATLTLCSLLVWPIRLRSWDPGTQS, encoded by the exons ATGGGCCCCGGGCCCCCGGCGGCGGCGGCCCCGCGGGCGCTGTCCCTGGTCGCGCGGCTCAGCTACGCCGTGGGCCACTTCCTCAACGACCTGTGCGCCTCCATGTGGTTCACCTACCTGCTGCTCTACTTGCACTCGGTGCTCGCCTACAGCTCGCGGGGCGCcggcctgctgctgctgctcggcCAGGTGGCCGACGGGCTGTGCACGCCCCTCGTGGGCTACGAGGCCGACCGCGCCGCCGGCTGCTGCGCCCGCTACGGCCCACGCAAGGCCTGGCACCTGGTCG GCACCGTCTGTGTCCTGCTCTCCTTCCCCTTCATCTTTAGCCCATGCCTGGGCTGCGGGGCCACGACGCCCGAGTGGGCTGCCCTGATCTACTACGGGCCCTTCATCGTCATCTTCCAGTTTGGCTGGGCCGCCACGCAGATCGCGCACCTGAGCCTCATCCCCGAGCTCGTCACCAACGACCACGAGAAGGTGGAGCTGACGGCTCTCAG GTACGCCTTCACCGTGGTAGCCAACATCACCGTCTATGGCACTGCCTGGCTCCTGCTCCACCTGCAGGGCTCCCCACACATGGGGCCCACCCAGGAAGTCAGTGACCAGCTGGGGGTCCAAGATGTGCCGGTGTTCCGG AACCTTTCCCTGTTGGTGGTGGGCATCGGAGCCATCTTCTCGCTGCTGTTCCACCTGGGCACCAGGGAGTGGCGCCAGCCGCGGTTGGAGGAGCCAGACGAACACAGCCCTCTGCTGACCCCGGTGGCCCGGCCCTTGCTGCTCTGGAAAGACTGGCTTCGGGAGCCGGCCTTTTATCAG GTGGGCCTGCTGTATATGAGCACAAGACTCATCGTGAACCTGTCCCAGACGTACATGGCCATGTACCTCACCTACTCCCTCAAACTGCCCAAG AAGTTCATCGCGAGCATTCCCCTAGTGATGTACCTCAGTGGTTTCTTCTCCTCATTCCTCATGAAGCCTATCAACAAATGGATCGGGAGGAAC CTGACCTACTTCACTGGCCTCCTGGTGATCCTTGCCTTCTCAGCTTGGGTGGCGCTGGCCAACGAGCTGGGCTTGGCTGTGTACGTGGTGGCCGTGCTGCTGGGCGCAGGCTGTGCCACCATCCTCGTCACTTCGCTGGCCATGACGGCTGACCTCATTGGCCCCCACACG CACAGCGGAGCCTTTGTGTATGGCGCCATGAGCTTCTCAGATAAGGTGGCCAACGGGCTGGCAGTTATGGCCATCCAGAGTCTGCATCCCTGTGT CTCGGATCTCTGCTGCACCGCCTGCGTGGCATTCTATCActgggtgatggtggtggtgacgggCGGCGTGGGCGTGGCCGCCACCCTGACCCTCTGCAGCCTCCTCGTCTGGCCCATCCGCCTGCGAAGCT GGGACCCTGGAACCCAATCCTGA
- the HMG20B gene encoding SWI/SNF-related matrix-associated actin-dependent regulator of chromatin subfamily E member 1-related isoform X2 — translation MSHGPKQPGAAAAPAGGKAPGQHGGFVVAVKQERGEGLRAGEKGPHEEEPVKKRGWPKGKKRKKILPNGPKAPVTGYVRFLNERREQIRTRHPDLPFPEITKMLGAEWSKLQPAEKQRYLDEAEREKQQYMKELRAYQQSEAYKMCTEKIQEKKIKKEDSGSGLMNTLLNGHKGGDCDGFSTFDVPIFTEEFLDQNKAREAELRRLRKMNVAFEEQNAVLQRHTQSMSSARERLEQELALEERRTLALQQQLQAVRQALTASFASLPVPGTGETPTLSTLDFYMARLHDAIERDPARHEKLIVRIKEILAQVASEHL, via the exons ATGTCCCACGGCCCCAAGCAGCCCGGCGCGGCCGCCGC GCCAGCTGGTGGCAAGGCTCCGGGCCAGCATGGAGGCTTCGTGGTGGCTGTCAAGCAAGAGCGTGGCGAGGGCCTGCGGGCCGGAGAGAAGGGGCCCCACGAGGAGGAG CCTGTGAAGAAGCGCGGCTGGCCCAAGggcaagaagaggaagaaaattctGCCTAACGGGCCCAAGGCTCCGGTCACGGGCTACGTACGCTTCCTGAATGAGCGACGGGAGCAGATCCGCACGCGCCATCCCGATCTGCCCTTTCCTGAGATCACCAAGATGCTGGGCGCGGAGTGGAGCAAGCTGCAGCCAGCAGAGAAGCAG AGGTACCTGGATGAGGCAGAGCGGGAGAAGCAGCAGTACATGAAGGAGCTGCGGGCATACCAGCAGTCGGAGGCCTACAAGATGTGCACTGAGAAGATCCAGGAAAAGAAGATCAAGAAAG aGGACTCGGGCTCGGGGCTCATGAACACcctgttgaatggacacaag GGTGGGGACTGCGACGGCTTTTCCACCTTCGATGTCCCCatcttcactgaagagttcttgGACCAAAACAAAG CGCGGGAGGCGGAGCTGCGGCGCCTGCGGAAGATGAACGTGGCCTTCGAGGAGCAGAACGCGGTGCTGCAGCGGCACACGCAGAGCATGAGCAGCGCGCGCGAGCGCCTGGAGCAGGAACTGGCGCTGGAGGAGCGGCGGACGCTGGCGCTGCAGCAGCAGCTCCAGGCCGTGCGCCAGGCGCTCACCGCCAGCTTCGCCTCGCTGCCCGTGCCCG GCACGGGCGAGACGCCCACGCTCAGCACCCTGGACTTCTACATGGCGCGGCTGCACGACGCCATTGAGCGCGACCCCGCCCGGCACGAAAAACTCATTGTCCGCATCAAGGAGATCCTGGCCCAGGTTGCCAG CGAACACCTGTGA
- the HMG20B gene encoding SWI/SNF-related matrix-associated actin-dependent regulator of chromatin subfamily E member 1-related isoform X1, with the protein MPPRCQLHHRWSLKAGGGSGVREDLGVGSNPGIRGSRPAGGKAPGQHGGFVVAVKQERGEGLRAGEKGPHEEEPVKKRGWPKGKKRKKILPNGPKAPVTGYVRFLNERREQIRTRHPDLPFPEITKMLGAEWSKLQPAEKQRYLDEAEREKQQYMKELRAYQQSEAYKMCTEKIQEKKIKKEDSGSGLMNTLLNGHKGGDCDGFSTFDVPIFTEEFLDQNKAREAELRRLRKMNVAFEEQNAVLQRHTQSMSSARERLEQELALEERRTLALQQQLQAVRQALTASFASLPVPGTGETPTLSTLDFYMARLHDAIERDPARHEKLIVRIKEILAQVASEHL; encoded by the exons ATGCCCCCTCGCTGTCAGCTCCACCACCGGTGGTCCTTAAAAGCAGGAGGAGGGTCGGGGGTCAGGGAGGATCTGGGGGTGGGGAGTAACCCTGGTATTCGTGGCTCCAGGCCAGCTGGTGGCAAGGCTCCGGGCCAGCATGGAGGCTTCGTGGTGGCTGTCAAGCAAGAGCGTGGCGAGGGCCTGCGGGCCGGAGAGAAGGGGCCCCACGAGGAGGAG CCTGTGAAGAAGCGCGGCTGGCCCAAGggcaagaagaggaagaaaattctGCCTAACGGGCCCAAGGCTCCGGTCACGGGCTACGTACGCTTCCTGAATGAGCGACGGGAGCAGATCCGCACGCGCCATCCCGATCTGCCCTTTCCTGAGATCACCAAGATGCTGGGCGCGGAGTGGAGCAAGCTGCAGCCAGCAGAGAAGCAG AGGTACCTGGATGAGGCAGAGCGGGAGAAGCAGCAGTACATGAAGGAGCTGCGGGCATACCAGCAGTCGGAGGCCTACAAGATGTGCACTGAGAAGATCCAGGAAAAGAAGATCAAGAAAG aGGACTCGGGCTCGGGGCTCATGAACACcctgttgaatggacacaag GGTGGGGACTGCGACGGCTTTTCCACCTTCGATGTCCCCatcttcactgaagagttcttgGACCAAAACAAAG CGCGGGAGGCGGAGCTGCGGCGCCTGCGGAAGATGAACGTGGCCTTCGAGGAGCAGAACGCGGTGCTGCAGCGGCACACGCAGAGCATGAGCAGCGCGCGCGAGCGCCTGGAGCAGGAACTGGCGCTGGAGGAGCGGCGGACGCTGGCGCTGCAGCAGCAGCTCCAGGCCGTGCGCCAGGCGCTCACCGCCAGCTTCGCCTCGCTGCCCGTGCCCG GCACGGGCGAGACGCCCACGCTCAGCACCCTGGACTTCTACATGGCGCGGCTGCACGACGCCATTGAGCGCGACCCCGCCCGGCACGAAAAACTCATTGTCCGCATCAAGGAGATCCTGGCCCAGGTTGCCAG CGAACACCTGTGA
- the GIPC3 gene encoding PDZ domain-containing protein GIPC3 has protein sequence MESAVAREARGAEAPSPPSPSPSPSPSLSPSPAPSEPPAAPLAPAAPRARPRLVFRTQLAHGSPTGKIEGFTNVRELYAKIAEAFGIAPTEILFCTLNSHKVDMQKLLGGQIGLEDFIFAHVRGETKEVEVTKTEDALGLTITDNGAGYAFIKRIKEGSIINRIEAVCVGDSIEAINDHSIVGCRHYEVAKMLRELPKSQPFTLRLVQPKRAFDMIGQRGRSSKCPMEAKVTSGRETLRLRSGGAATVEEVPSEFEEEASRKVDDLLESYMGIRDPELASTMVETSKKTVSVQEFAHHLDSVLGEFGFPDEFVVEVWAAIDEAREACG, from the exons ATGGAGAGCGCCGTGGCCCGCGAGGCCCGGGGGGCCGAAGCCCCGAGCCCGCCCTCGCCCTCACCCTCGCCTTCGCCCTCGCTCTCGCCCTCGCCCGCGCCCTCCGAGCCCCCGGCCGCGCCCCTCGCCCCGGCCGCGCCCCGCGCCCGCCCTCGCCTAGTCTTCCGCACGCAGCTGGCGCACGGCAGCCCGACGGGCAAAATTGAGGGCTTCACCAACGTCCGCGAGCTCTACGCCAAGATCGCCGAGGCCTTCGGCATCGCGCCCACAGAG ATTTTGTTCTGCACCCTCAACAGCCACAAAGTGGACATGCAGAAACTCCTGGGTGGTCAGATCGGGCTGGAGGACTTCATCTTTGCCCACGTACGGGGTGAGACCAAGGAGGTAGAGGTCACCAAGACAGAGGATGCGCTGGGGCTGACCATCACGGACAACGGGGCCGGCTATGCCTTCATCAAG AGAATCAAAGAGGGCAGCATCATCAACCGCATCGAGGCTGTGTGTGTGGGTGACAGCATCGAGGCCATCAACGACCACTCCATCGTCGGCTGCCGCCACTACGAAGTGGCCAAGATGCTGCGGGAACTGCCCAAGTCCCAGCCCTTCACCCTGCGCCTGGTGCAGCCCAAGAGAGCCTTCG ATATGATCGGTCAGAGGGGCCGGAGCAGTAAATGCCCCATGGAAGCGAAGGTGACCAGTGGGAGGGAGACCCTGCGCCTTCGTTCCGGGGGGGCTGCCACAGTGGAGGAGGTG CCCAGTGAATTTGAGGAGGAAGCATCCCGGAAGGTCGACGACCTGCTGGAGAGCTACATGGGCATTCGGGACCCTGAGCTGG CTTCCACCATGGTGGAGACCTCCAAGAAGACAGTGAGTGTTCAGGAGTTTGCACACCATTTAGACTCCGTCTTGGGAGAGTTCGGGTTCCCGGACGAGTTCGTGGTGGAGGTGTGGGCCGCCATCGACGAGGCCAGGGAGGCTTGTGGCTAG
- the HMG20B gene encoding SWI/SNF-related matrix-associated actin-dependent regulator of chromatin subfamily E member 1-related isoform X3, producing MPPRCQLHHRWSLKAGGGSGVREDLGVGSNPGIRGSRPAGGKAPGQHGGFVVAVKQERGEGLRAGEKGPHEEEPVKKRGWPKGKKRKKILPNGPKAPVTGYVRFLNERREQIRTRHPDLPFPEITKMLGAEWSKLQPAEKQRYLDEAEREKQQYMKELRAYQQSEAYKMCTEKIQEKKIKKEDSGSGLMNTLLNGHKGGDCDGFSTFDVPIFTEEFLDQNKGTGETPTLSTLDFYMARLHDAIERDPARHEKLIVRIKEILAQVASEHL from the exons ATGCCCCCTCGCTGTCAGCTCCACCACCGGTGGTCCTTAAAAGCAGGAGGAGGGTCGGGGGTCAGGGAGGATCTGGGGGTGGGGAGTAACCCTGGTATTCGTGGCTCCAGGCCAGCTGGTGGCAAGGCTCCGGGCCAGCATGGAGGCTTCGTGGTGGCTGTCAAGCAAGAGCGTGGCGAGGGCCTGCGGGCCGGAGAGAAGGGGCCCCACGAGGAGGAG CCTGTGAAGAAGCGCGGCTGGCCCAAGggcaagaagaggaagaaaattctGCCTAACGGGCCCAAGGCTCCGGTCACGGGCTACGTACGCTTCCTGAATGAGCGACGGGAGCAGATCCGCACGCGCCATCCCGATCTGCCCTTTCCTGAGATCACCAAGATGCTGGGCGCGGAGTGGAGCAAGCTGCAGCCAGCAGAGAAGCAG AGGTACCTGGATGAGGCAGAGCGGGAGAAGCAGCAGTACATGAAGGAGCTGCGGGCATACCAGCAGTCGGAGGCCTACAAGATGTGCACTGAGAAGATCCAGGAAAAGAAGATCAAGAAAG aGGACTCGGGCTCGGGGCTCATGAACACcctgttgaatggacacaag GGTGGGGACTGCGACGGCTTTTCCACCTTCGATGTCCCCatcttcactgaagagttcttgGACCAAAACAAAG GCACGGGCGAGACGCCCACGCTCAGCACCCTGGACTTCTACATGGCGCGGCTGCACGACGCCATTGAGCGCGACCCCGCCCGGCACGAAAAACTCATTGTCCGCATCAAGGAGATCCTGGCCCAGGTTGCCAG CGAACACCTGTGA